A genomic window from Indicator indicator isolate 239-I01 chromosome 10, UM_Iind_1.1, whole genome shotgun sequence includes:
- the GLRX2 gene encoding glutaredoxin 2 has protein sequence MGNSQPTSVGLSNDAVVSQIQEMISDNCVVIFSKTTCVYCKMAKKVFEGMNVNYTAVELDMNANGSQFQDILEQMTGGRTVPRVFVNGSFVGGATDIQKLHEEGKLLPLVHQCQKNLGQPST, from the exons ATGGGGAATAGTCAGCCTACTTCTGTGGGATTGTCTAATGATGCTGTTGTGAGTCAAATACAG GAGATGATTTCAGACAACTGTGTGGTGATTTTCTCCAAAACAACATGCGTCTACTGCAAAATGGCAAAAAAAGTTTTTGAGGGTATGAATGTAAATTATACAGCTGTAGAACTGGACATGAATGCAAATGGAAGTCAGTTCCAAGACATTCTTGAACAGATGACTGGTGGCAGAACA GTCCCAAGAGTGTTTGTCAATGGGTCTTTTGTTGGAGGTGCTACAGATATTCAGAAGCTTCACGAGGAAGGCAAACTGCTTCCATTAGTTCATCAATGTCAAAAAAATCTTGGACAGCCATCTACTTAG